One window of the Phragmitibacter flavus genome contains the following:
- a CDS encoding cupin domain-containing protein has protein sequence MGIFLVKSGKGLVRTSDGDMEIGVGDYLMQAPGVAHQVVNQGDEDLVMLVIADNPAADMIRYPASKKYFLKPSRVMFGELGESVEYYEGEE, from the coding sequence GTGGGAATTTTCCTGGTGAAGTCCGGCAAAGGATTGGTGCGGACATCAGACGGAGACATGGAGATTGGTGTGGGCGATTATTTGATGCAGGCACCTGGCGTGGCGCACCAGGTCGTCAATCAGGGAGACGAAGATTTGGTGATGCTGGTGATCGCGGACAATCCGGCAGCGGACATGATTCGTTATCCTGCAAGCAAGAAGTATTTCTTGAAGCCTTCGCGGGTGATGTTTGGCGAGCTAGGCGAATCGGTTGAGTATTACGAAGGGGAGGAGTGA